The genomic DNA CGACGGGACGCTCACCTTCACCGGCAAGATCGAGATCAACTGGACCAACCTCGGTTACTCCGGCGAATGAGCATGTTCGATAAGGTCTACGTTCTGAATCTGGACCGTAGACCTGAACGCTTGCGGTCGTTCTGGAAGGGCTACTCGCAGTCCGGGTGGCCCTTCCAGACGCCGGAGCGCGTATCCGGGCTGGACGGCTCCAAACTGCCCCTTCCCGCATGGTGGACGCAAACCGGCGGGGCGCTCGGCTGCCTGTTCTCTTACTTCCGCATCTTTGAAGATGCTATCACCCACGGACACGATGCCATATTCGTGTTCGAGGATGATTGCACCTTCTCTGCGGACTGTTCGGAGCGCATCTTGCCGTTCATGGACTCTGTGCCCTCAGATTGGGAACAGATTTACTTGGGCGGACTCCTGCGCGGAATGATCAAGTACCCGCCTTCGCAGGTGAATGAACACGTGGTAGCGTTGCGCGGAATTACAGGGACATGGGCGACCGGCTATCGCCTTCCCTTCATGCAGAAGTGGTACAAGTGGGCTTGGGAGCATCTCTACAATGCGCGCCCGCTGGGCGGCAAATGTCACTTGGACTGGATGTTCTGTTCCTATCAGTGCGAGTTTGCGCCGAAGGTCTACGCGCCGCACCCGTGGATCTGCGGCATGATGCCCGGCGCATCGGATATATGCTGGCGCGTCTACTCGCGCGAACACTTCTTCAACTGGACGGACAACCACGTTGACCTGAACTCGGAAATTATCTCCGCCGTCAACGACCAGGTGCTATTCCCGCTGGCGCAACTGAACTTCAACTGCGGCAATGGCCCGTTCAGCGGAGAGGTATCCTGGGGCGTTCGCAAGGCCATACCGCAGGCTTCTTAGGGCGCGCCCCGGTTGACGCCGCCCTTCCGTCAACAAGCCCAACGGGGCGCGCCCGCCCCCTGATAGCTGGAGGAGAGGCATGTGCCGACCATCATTCACGTGGAAGAAGGAGTAACGTCCATGTCGGGAGCGACCGTCGTACAGTTCACCAGCGCGGGCCGCGATAATCTGTCCATCGCTGTCGCCGCGGCCTATCTGGCTGGCCCGCCCACCCCCGAAACGCCTGAAGCCCTGCGCTACGGCGCGACGGTCATTGAGATTGACTCGACGGAACTGAACCTTCTCGCCTACAATATTGCCTCCGCCATCGGCTCGCAGTCCGACAGCACCAGTGTTTCAGTCAGTGAAAGCCCGTCGCTGAGCGAGTCCAACAGCGATTCCGTGAGCGTGAGCGATTCCGAGTCGGAGTCCGATTCGGGCAGCGTGTCGAACTCCAACAGCGTCAGCGCATCGGACAGCGTCAGCCTGTCGGGCAGCAACAGCACGTCCGTTTCTACGTCGAACAGCGTCAGCCAATCGCCCTCAATTTCAACATCGAACAGCGTAAGCGCGTCGAACAGCGTGAGCACGTCCAATAGTGTCAGCGCGTCCAACAGCGTCAGCGCGTCCAACAGTGTCAGTGCATCCAACAGTGTCAGTGCATCCAACAGTGTCAGTGCGTCGAACAGCGTGAGCGCATCGAACAGTGTGAGCCAGTCGCCCTCAATTTCGACCTCTAACAGCGTGTCGGTAAGCAACTCCGAGAGCACCAGCGATTCCACTTCCGTTTCCGCAAGCAACAGCCCATCCCTGAGCGTGTCGAACTCCGTGTCTGTCAGCAACAGCGAATCGGCCAGCGAAAGCGCGTCCGAGAGTGCAAGCGAGTCCACGTCGGAGAGCGCGAGCGATTCTACGTCGGTTTCCGTGAGCAACAGTCCATCCCTGAGCGAATCCAACTCGGAGTCGGCCTCAAACAGCGAAAGCGCATCCGAGAGCGCAAGCGAATCGGCTTCAGAGTCTACCAGCAACAGCACATCGCAAAGCCCATCCATTTCCACGTCAAACAGCGTGAGTGCATCCAACAGCCTTTCAGTCTCGAACTCGAACAGCGTGTCCGTCTCGAACAGCAACTCCGAGTCGGACAGCACCAGCACATCCGCTTCAGAGGCCGCGTAAATGGCCCTGCTCCCCACAGGAAACGTCGGCGGAGATGTCGTCGGCCCGTCAACCGCCGTAGATTCCGATCTCGCATCCTTCAACGGCGCGACAGGCAAGATCATTAAAGACAGCGGCTTGGCCGTGGTCACTACGCTCGGCACACCCGGCACGGACTCCCAAATACCAACGGCAAAAGCAGTCCGAACTGCCATCACTTCCGGTGTTAATGACCACGGCTCGCTTACCGGATTGACCGACGATGACCATACTCAGTACACGAAGAAGGCCACGCTTGCGGCGAAGGGCAGCATGTACGCCGCCAGTGCGGCCAGCACCCCCGCCGAAGTGGCCGTTGGCGCAAACGGCACCGCCCTTGTCGCCGACAGTGCTCAGGCGGCAGGCGTCAAGTTCGCCGTGCAGTATGACACATGGAATATCCTCATCGGGGACGGCGTAAATGAAATCCCGACAGGCGTTCTGGGATATATCCGCATGGACTACGCGGGCGCGATAGATTCCGTCGCGCTGTATGCGAAAGAGTCCGGGTCGCTGGCCGTGGATATCTGGAAGGACGTTCACGCCAACTTCCCGCCCACCGATGCCGACAGCATTACCGCATCCGCGCCGCCTACCCTGAGCGCGGAACAGTCCACGGAGAACACCGCCCTTACCGGGTGGACCAAGACCTTCGCCGCCGGCGACGTGTTCGCGTTCAACGTGGATAGCGTGGACACCATCACACAGGCGACGCTCTGCCTGAAGGTACACCGAACATGATTATCGTACACTTCGCTTCCGGCAGCACAGTCGGCGTCTCGAACAGCCTGTCCGTGTCCCTGAGCGAATCCACGTCGGAATCGTTGAGCACGTCCAACTCGACCAGCGACAGCGTATCGCAGAGTCCTTCCATCAGCACGTCCAACAGCGTCTCCCTATCGGACAGTGTAAGCGATTCGCAGAGCCATTCGGGCAGTCTGTCCACATCGCGCAGCACCAGTAGTTCAACATCAAACAGCGTATCGCAGTCCGCCTCGATTTCCACGTCCAATAGCGTCAGCACGTCCAATAGTATCAGTGCGTCCAATTCTGTCTCAACAAGCCAGAGTGCATCGAACTCATCCTCTATCAGCGCGAGCCAGTCCCCGTCCATATCGACCTCCAACAGCGTGTCGCATTCCGATAGCTTGTCTGTCTCTAACTCTAACAGCGTATCACATTCCAACAGTCTGTCGGTGTCCAACTCAGACAGCCTGTCCGTGTCGAATAGCAACTCCGTTTCCACGTCGGAGAGTGCGAGCGATTCTACGTCGGTTTCCGCGAGTAACAGCCCATCCCTCAGCGTGTCTAACTCTGAGTCCGTCAGCAACAGCACGTCCAACAGCGTGTCGCAAAGCAACTCTACGTCCACATCAGCCAGTGAGTCCTCGTCTGAAAGCACATCGAACAGCGTGTCTCACTCCAATAGCCTTTCAGTTTCTAACTCCAACAGCGTTTCCAACAGCAACTCGCTATCCGTGTCCAACTCGGATTCAATCAGCCTGAGCAACTCCGATTCCATCAGCGTGTCTAACAGCAACTCCGAAAGCGACAGCACCAGCGCGTCCGCATCCGCCGCAGCCGTTTGCCCATCTTCCTGCGAGGCGTGCGCCGGCAGTTACTACACGGACATCAGCGCCTTCGACGGCGCGTGTGGGTCCGGTGCTTTTGTGGGCGTGGAAGAGTACGTGCGCTACCCAGATAGGTGTTGGTGGGCACCACAGGCAACCTATTTCGACGATGATACTGTACCGGCCTTTACGTTGTTCACCGATGTCGGCGTTGGGCTTCAGTGCGGCACAGACTACGCCGGCAAGTGGTCGTTGTACTTCCAAATGTTCGACAACAATACAGAGGAGGTCGTCGGATGGGCGCTCTACGCACTGGACGCCCAGCCTTGCCCTGACAACATCTATACGCTCGTGGACAGTCTCGGCGCGGGCTGGCCCGAGACAATTCTGGTCTACTGAGGAGAGTCACATGGTGTTTACCAAGGCGGAATTAGCGGCCAAGCGAGTCGCCGCTGAGGCTTATATCAATGCGCGGTGGGCGAAGCAGGTCAACGCGATTCTCGGACCGGACGCCGACGCAACAATGCGCGAGGCGGCCATTGTAAGACTGGTCCAGGCCGGGGTGCTCACGGCATTTCGCGCAGCCCCCGTAGCGAAGGAGTTGGGCCTTGCTGTCGGCCAGTAAACTGAAAGCGCTTGAGCCGCGCCCCGCCGCGCGCGTGTTGCACGGCGGCTGCTGCCATGCCGACCCGTACACTCCCGAAGAACTCGCCAAAGCTGCCGCTCGCAAGGCCGCACTTGACAAGACGCCGGCGGTCGGGTAAACTCCCCTGCGTGGAGGGTACATGAAGGCGATACGGGCGGGTGTCGTTATTCCCTCGCGAAACGAGGGCGACTGGTTGCGGCGCACGGCGGAATCCGTCCGCGATACCGTACCCCCGTCATGGGATATCTGGCATGTAGACGACGCCAGCGAACGCCCGGAACCCGACCTCTCCGACCTGAACGTGCGCGAATGCCCGCAGCCTCGCAGAATTGGCGCGGCGCGCGCACGGGCAGTCGGCATCTACAATGCCCTGCAAGACCCTTCTGTGCAGGGCGCGGTCACGTGCGATTCCCATATGCTCTTTGGCGCGGGGGAAGCACTGGGCGCGCTGATTGAAGAAAATCAGCGTTTTGTCACACACAAGGCGTTGCCCAAAGACTACACGCCCCCGATGTGGGAAGCGCAAGTCCATGTAGCCGAAGACAAGTTGCTTCGACTGATGCAAGTGGCCGTCGAGCATGACTGTTTCGCCTACCTGTCCCCCTGCCGTCAAGGCCCGGCGACTCTGAATGTCGAGAATGGGCTGTATCGCGCGCGCTACACGCTTGCGCGCGGGCCGATGCCCGCAGAACTGCCCACCGCCGCATTCAACGGCGGCTGCTATGCCGGAAGCAGAAACGCATGGGAGAGCATTGGCGGCTATCCGCAACTGCCGGGGCACTTCGGATTTGAGGAAGAAATCCTGTCCCTGCTGGCGGCGGCGCATCAGATTCCCATCGTCTGCCTCACGCAGATATCGCCGTGGCATCTATTCCGGTCGCAAGGCACGGACCCCATCCCATGCCCGTACTCAACGTCGGAAGACCGCGAACTGGACAATCTGGCCGCCGTCTATCGGCTGGCGTTCCCCGAAGATATGTGGCAACTGCGCTGGCGCAATACGCTGGCAAAGAACATCCTGCCAGGCCGCGTCCGCCCCGTGCCGGAGTACATTCTGCGCGAGGTAGAAAAGCCTGAGTTCACCGCATACCGCAACATGGTGCAGGAGGGCTTCGCATTGCGCGGAGACGCCCTGATCGCGGAACTGGACGCCAAGCGCGCGGCGGACCATGCGTTTCTTGAAGCGCGCGCGAAAGGATAGCGACGATGGTTATGATGGCGCCGACGATTGTGAAGGAAGCCAAAGACCCCTGCGTTGAGAAGGTTCACTGCTGCGGGCATGAAACCGGGATGCTGTTCAAGATTCAGGACAAGTTCGTGCTGATCCGTGATGACCCGAACCCGGAACATCGCGGGCGTCTGGCGACCGTAGGTTGCATTGTCGCCTACTGCCGTGGCAACGACTGTTACGCCGACCTCTACGAGAAGGAAGGGCTGACATTCAAGCCCTGGGTATTCGGGCGCGACACGCAGGTTGACGATCACCTGCGCCTGATAGCGCGGCAGGTCGAGGCCATGCAGTGACCGCGCCTTCCGGGTTCAGCATGAATGACTTTGACGCACAGGCCGTTGCATGGATGGTGAAGAATGTCGCATCCGATGCCGCCATTCTGGATGTGGGCGCGGGCTACGGCAAGTGGGGGCGGCTGCTCAAGCCAACGCACTCGAAGATTGACGCGCTGGAAGTCTTCCCTCACAACGTCCTGAAATACGACCTGTTCCACGTCTACAGGCGCGTTCACATTGACGACGTGCGGCGGTTCAAGATCGAAGCCTATGAGTTCGTCATTCTGGGCGATCTGCTGGAACACCTGCCGGTTCCAGACGCGCAATTCGTGCTGGCGCGGTGCCGCCGCGCGCTCGTGCAAGTGCCGTTCCTCTACAAGCAAGGGGAATTGGACGGCAACCCCTACGAAGTGCATGTCCAAGATGACTTGACCGCCGCCCTCGTAGCCGAACGCTACCCGTCGCTCATGCCGTTGGCCGTCAATGAGAAGGTGGGCGTCTATGTCAAATGACCTGCGCATTGGCCTGCTCGTTCATGCAATCCACCTGCCGAAGGAACGGTTAAGGCTGAAGGCGTCATTCGACGAACTGCCCGCGCGCCTGCGTACCCGCGTGGAACTGTGCATTCTCACCGAGGATGATTACGACGACAATCCGGCGCAGTTCAACGTGGCGGCGGCAAAGAATGTCGGCCTGCGCAAACTCCTGCCGCGTTGCGACGGGGTGCTCTGCGTGGATGCCGACTATCTGATTCCGCCTGGGCTGCTTGAGTTGTGCCTTGAACCGTCCATGCAAGCGTTCCATCTGTGGGTGCGCCGTCGGGATATTACTGAAGCCGAAGCCCCCAAGCGCGCCTGGGCCGACTGGCTGAATCTCCCCGTCTTTCAGGACTGCTGGGGCAGCGCGAACTACCTGTCCAGCGACAACTGGCGGAAGATCGGCGGATGGGACGAACGCACCTACGGATGGGGCGGGGATGACGACATCCTTCATATCCGCATCGGGCAGGCTGGCATCGAACGCCGCCGGATTGACGCCATACCGCTTGTCCACGTCGGACACGCGCTGCGCGAGTGGAGCGGCGTCAACGCGCGCGGGAAAGAAAACCTCAAGTGGGCGTCCGTGCCGCAACCCAATTACCTCTGAAGGCATAGACGAATGAACACCATCGGCGTGACCGCCCTGTGCATGACGCATGGCCGATTCACGCGCTTGCGCGATTCGCTGGCTTGCTTCCTCGGTCAACTCCCGGTGGACGCCTACCGGAGTGCCCTGCCGGTCGAAATGAAGATGAACATCTTCAACTTCGCGGAGACGCCCATTCACTGTGAACAGCCGGGCGTGTCCGTGTTCAATCATCCCATGTCCGGCGGCGTTCACGCCATTTGGGCTGAGGCCCTCAAGACGGTGGACACTGAGTTCGTCGTCATGTGGCTGGACGACGACCTATACCTGCCGTGGTGTCTGTCGCAATGCGCGGAGCATATCGGCGTCGCGTCCGCCATAAAAACGCGCCAATTCTGGATCATGGTCGGTTGTAACGGGGCATATCGCTTTGGGTTACACCAAATCGAAACCGGCGAAGGCTCCTATATGGTACGCACCGAGATTGCGCTGGCGGTAGGCTTGCGTCCGGCTGATGGCGCGTGGATTGTCCCCGGTCTAGAGGTCCTTGACATGACTCCAGGATGGGTGTTCCGCATCAACGACGGCGGATACCATTCCGAGAATCAACCGTGGACAGACCAACAGAAACACGACCTTGACTGGCGCGCGCACAATGCGGACTTCGGCGACGGAAAGACCCCGCTTACCCCCGCATCCCTCAAGCCCTACTGGTCGGCGTTACTGGCGGTCCGCCCCGATCTTGCCCCCTCTTTCCGGCATGATTGAATGTGCAGCAACGAAACGGCAGCACATAGTCGTGTGATGTGCCATGCCCGAATACCGCCGATTTCATCGGCATACCATTTGCTATACGAGAAAGGGATACCGTGACACCTACGGGACTTGAGGCAACGCGGGTATTGGCAGACGAATGCGCCGAGAGAGCACGCGAGATTCGCGTTGCAGTGAAGAAAATTCAGAGCACTCCCGACGTGGAAGTCTGCGGCCCCGGCCATTGGGCACTGGTGGACTGCATGAAGGTGTTGGCGGGCGGGCAAGTCACACTACTTCATTGCCGGGAAGCGGACTACCGCAAGATCATTGCCGAATCCGAGATGCCGAACCGCAATGGCAAGGATGCGCTGATCATAGGCAAGTGGCGAATCCCGCCCCTCGTGTTGTGGTTGCTTGGCCTGATCGTCGTGGCGATCATCAGTTCAGGACGGCTCTACGAAGTGATCGAAGCCCTTTCCGGGCTGCTCCATCGGAAGTGAAAGGAGACGTGCCGTGAAGAAGCGAACGCTCGCAGTGGTGTTGGTGTTCTCGGCCTTAGTGCTGGCGATAATCCTGGTGCTCATGGCCAGCGGATGCAAGACGTTGCAGCAGAACGCGACGTCGCCGGGCGGGACGCCCGCCTCGCAGAGCGTGAGCGACGCCGCGCTGCGCGTGGACGCCGAGGGTGATAACGTCAAGATTGTCGGCAACACCTTGCGCGCCGAGGTGCCCGCAATCACGTCGGCTGTTCCGTACAGCGGCGGGGTGGTAGCCGCGCAGGCGGACGTGCTTGATTCCATTTCCGCGCGACTGCTCTCGCTCTCCGGCGAAGTCAAGGCGCTCAGCGGGCAGGTGGCGACATTGGAACAGTCCGTCACGGATGCGGCAAAGACCATTGCCAAGCTCAACGCTGAGATTGTGAAGCTCAAGGCTGCGTCCGAGTCCAAGACGGCGACGATGCTGCGCTGGCTCCTGGTACTGAGCATCGCCGTCATTGCCGGTGGAATCGCCGCGACGATCTGGCTCCAAGCCTTCGTCGGCAAGTACGGACTGGCCGCCTCAACGATGGGCGCGATTGCCGCCTGCGTGTCATGGGTGTTTCTCTCGAAGGCCGGGACGTGGCTCGGCTACGCCGTGGCCACTGTGCTCCTGGCCGCCGTGGTCTACGTCGTCATCATCATCGTCAAACGAGCGAAGGCGGGCCTCGCATCGGCGACAGGGCTGGCCGAGGAGGCGCTCGACTCTCTGCCCCTGGCGGTTGCAAACGAGCTCAAGATCGCTGCGAATAAAGAGCAGCAGAAATCCGGGACACTGGCGGTAGTCGCCGAGTCTCGCAAGAAGGAAGTCAAGGTTCTGTAGGAGGATGATCTGACGTTGAAGCGACTGATGGAACGCGGGACGGTGACGGTTACGAACGTGGTCATGGTGCTCGCGGGGATCATGCTGTTGTGGTGTATTCTTCACTTCATTCTGAAGTGGGTTTGACGGAGAACGCTCATGGCGACGCGCAGTTGGAAGGCAAAACTCGGACACCTGATTACCGTTCCGAATCGTAACCGCAAGTTCGGCGAGGCGCGGCACTATGTCTTTGTCCGCGCTCAGGATGAGGACGGAAAGGAAGGCGGGTTGCTGTTTACGCCCAACGCCCTGAGCGTCGCGCGCGAACGCGCCCGGAAGAACCCGGAAGACGTTCTCAAGGCAGCATGGCTGGTTGACGCATTGGATTAACTGCCCACGGATGGGCGAAGGGTGGAGGTGATACGAATGGATCCGAAGGAACTTGTGGCAGGGCGGATTGCCGATGCCGTGACAGCGCAGAACATGGCGCTGGACAAGGCACTGCTTTCCACTTACGACGCCGCCGAACTGGCGGCGTTTCGTGAAGGTGAACTGATCGGCGCGATGAAAGTCGGCGGCCTACTCATGGCCGCACAGATCGGCGCGACTCAGGCGGTAACGCAGTGATTACCCTGCGGGCGCGGGAATTGTGGCGCAGGGTTACAATGGCCCGCCTGCCCGCACCCGCAGGTACACGGAAAGGATGACCGATGATTGAACCCCTGATGGTCCGATATGCCCCCGGAAGCACGGTGTACTTCCGCGTGTTCGACCCGATCACGAGCAAGTTCTTTGACTTCGACGACAACACCTGGCAGACCACAGCGGTCAATCCCAAACTCGCAGCGACGGAAAACACTGCCGCGGGCGATGCGGACGAATCGGTTTACACGGCGGAACTGGACCTGGCACTCCTGAACGCAACCGCCAGCGTGATGACGGTGCTGGTGACGGCGTTGGACGATTTGGCGACCGACGCGATTATCAGCGCGATCTCCCTGCAAGTCGCCAGCGGTGCGATCCCCGCTCCGGCGGCGTCCGGCGATGCGACGCTTGAGGCCGTTAACGAGATGCTTGAAATTATCGGGGAAGCCCCCGTGGACGCACTGGATACCGGAGGGGTGTCTGCGGCGGGCCGGGCAGAGGCAATTCTTGACCGCACCGAACGGCGCGTTCAGTCAATGGGTTGGTATGAGAATACCGAGTCCGTGACCTACACGCCCGACGGCAGTAAACACGTCGAGCCGGGTACGGATATCCTCTCCGTTGACGCCATCAACGCCAGCACGGACTTCCGCGTAAGCCTGCGCAATGGACGGGTTTATGACCTTGAGAACCGCACAGACGAGTTCGATGGGGACATGGAACTTGAGGTCATTCGCCGCTTGGCGTTCAGCGACATGTCCGATGAACTGCGCGCGTATGCCGTCGCGGCGGCCTGCCAGGAGTTCTACCGCGCCATGATCGGCGACGGGCCGATGAAAGGCGAATTGGAATTGCGAATGCAACGGGCGCAGTCCAGAATGCACAACGCGGATATCCGAAGCGGGGATGTGGGGATGCTGCAAACTGAACACGCAGCAACGATCCTGGGGCATAGTTGGGCGACGAGGCCGGAGCGGCAATAGGTGGCCAACCTGACAATCCCGCGCGCAACGCTGTACGGGGGCGTTTCTACTCAGCCCGATGGGCAGATGCACCCGAATCAAGTCAAGGCCGCGTCCAATGTCATGTTCTCCGTGCGGCAAGGAGCGGTCAAGCGGCCCGGAAGCATTTTTGAGTTTGCGCCCACGGGCCTGCTCGCGGCGGGCAATCACCGCGTCCATGCCATTACCCGCGACGACGATGAGCAATACATGGTGGTCTACGGACGCGGGGCGACCAATATGGAACTGCGCGTCTACGCGCTGGACGGCACGGAAGCGACCGTGACCAT from bacterium includes the following:
- a CDS encoding glycosyltransferase family 25 protein, which encodes MSMFDKVYVLNLDRRPERLRSFWKGYSQSGWPFQTPERVSGLDGSKLPLPAWWTQTGGALGCLFSYFRIFEDAITHGHDAIFVFEDDCTFSADCSERILPFMDSVPSDWEQIYLGGLLRGMIKYPPSQVNEHVVALRGITGTWATGYRLPFMQKWYKWAWEHLYNARPLGGKCHLDWMFCSYQCEFAPKVYAPHPWICGMMPGASDICWRVYSREHFFNWTDNHVDLNSEIISAVNDQVLFPLAQLNFNCGNGPFSGEVSWGVRKAIPQAS
- a CDS encoding glycosyltransferase; the encoded protein is MKAIRAGVVIPSRNEGDWLRRTAESVRDTVPPSWDIWHVDDASERPEPDLSDLNVRECPQPRRIGAARARAVGIYNALQDPSVQGAVTCDSHMLFGAGEALGALIEENQRFVTHKALPKDYTPPMWEAQVHVAEDKLLRLMQVAVEHDCFAYLSPCRQGPATLNVENGLYRARYTLARGPMPAELPTAAFNGGCYAGSRNAWESIGGYPQLPGHFGFEEEILSLLAAAHQIPIVCLTQISPWHLFRSQGTDPIPCPYSTSEDRELDNLAAVYRLAFPEDMWQLRWRNTLAKNILPGRVRPVPEYILREVEKPEFTAYRNMVQEGFALRGDALIAELDAKRAADHAFLEARAKG
- a CDS encoding class I SAM-dependent methyltransferase: MNDFDAQAVAWMVKNVASDAAILDVGAGYGKWGRLLKPTHSKIDALEVFPHNVLKYDLFHVYRRVHIDDVRRFKIEAYEFVILGDLLEHLPVPDAQFVLARCRRALVQVPFLYKQGELDGNPYEVHVQDDLTAALVAERYPSLMPLAVNEKVGVYVK
- a CDS encoding galactosyltransferase-related protein, whose translation is MSNDLRIGLLVHAIHLPKERLRLKASFDELPARLRTRVELCILTEDDYDDNPAQFNVAAAKNVGLRKLLPRCDGVLCVDADYLIPPGLLELCLEPSMQAFHLWVRRRDITEAEAPKRAWADWLNLPVFQDCWGSANYLSSDNWRKIGGWDERTYGWGGDDDILHIRIGQAGIERRRIDAIPLVHVGHALREWSGVNARGKENLKWASVPQPNYL